GCCGGGATTATCTGCTCAGCGCCTTCAACATACAGGCTTCCGCCGCGAAGCATAAAGTCATTTTGCGTGTCCACGTTCCAGATGATTATCCTGTCCATGCCAAAGCCCTCATCCAAGTAAAAAGCAGCAATTGCCAACACACACGCCCTTACTCAAACTGCTCGCCTTTTGTCTCCCGCCCAAGCACAAGCACCGCAATTGCGCCTATGACAAGGGCGGCTCCAAGCACAAGCAGCGCTGCAAACAGGGAATATTGGGCCATTATCAGTCCTGCAATCGGCGTTGAGAATATCGCAGCTATTTTTCCTGTTCCATCAGCCCACCCCATTCCAGATGCGCGGGCCTGAGTGGGGAAAAGCTCGGGGGTGTATGCATAGACTGTGCCCCAGGCTCCAAGGCAGAAAAACGACATGAGGGAAAGCATGGCAAGCATTGAAAACTCGTCCCTGACTGCTCCAAATGAAAGCGCGAAAAGGCCGCTTAAAAGCAGGTAGGCAAACAGGGTCTTTTTGCGCCCAATGCGCTCAACCAGATAGGCTGCCGAAAAATATCCGGGGAACTGCACAAGCGCCGTAAATATGATGAATGCGTAAACTGTCATCTTTGAGAGCCCCTGCTGGAAAAAAATGGATGGCAGCCAGATGAAAAGGCCGTAATACCCGAAGTTGAGCATCATCCAGACTATGGCAATCATTATTGTCGCCTTAAGGTACTTGGACGTGAACAGCTGCAAATAAGACTCCTTTTGCCCGCCTTCAAGCCTCGGCTTTTGGGGAATTTCGTACTTGATTGGGGTTTTGTTGTCAGACATTATCCTGTCCAGAACCTCTTTGAGTTCCTTGAACTTACCGTGCTTTGCAAGAAAGTACGGGGTTTCATAGACAGACCTTCTCAATAGTGCGATGATGAGGGCCGGAAACGCGCTTACAATGAACAGGAGCCTCCAGTCAGGGAGAAGAAGCGCGGCAAGGACTGTTGCAAATATCTGCCCAAACGGCCAGAACGCGTCAAGAAGCACAAGGAACCTGCCCCTGTGCTTTGACGGTATGTTTTCAGACAGCAAGCCGGTGTCGGCAGTAAGGCAGCCGCCAAGGCCGATTCCTGTCAGAAGCCTGCACAGGTAAAGCACAGGGTAGCTTGGGGCAAATGCCGAAAGGAAAGTGAAGATGCTGTAAAAAAAGATGGTAAGCTCAAAGGAGACTTTCCGTCCAAACCTGTCCGAGATATAGCCCCACATATAGCTTCCAAAAAGCATGCCAAGCAATGAGGCTGAGCCCAAAAAGCCAGCCTGCGCAACATCAAGCCCCCACTGCTGGACTATAATCGGCAGGGTGAAGGCTATTACAAAAACTTCCATCGAAGTGAAGGAAAATCCCGCCCCGGCAACCGCCAAAAGCCTCTTGTGGTATGGCCCAAGGGGCATTTTGTCCATTATCTTTGAGATATAATCAGTTGAATACATGGAGTGCATTTTTTTTTGCAATGTTTATAATAGTTTATAATGTTTTCCGATGCCCTTCGTGCTCCTCAAAAGGTGCTTCCTACAAATGCTAGAAAAAAATGCAAGAAAAACCGGCGGCTTTGCTCCATTGGCTTCAAGGCAAACAGGCAGACCAGGTTCCCGCCGTCGGCAAGTGATAAAAGCAGCTTTATATACCGGGAGCATGAAAGACTTGCAGGTGATGGGATGGGAAAATCGGCCCCAGTTTTGGCTTTTGCAATATTCTCAATTCTTGTTTTTGCAGCCGCAGGCTTTGCACTGACCTTGTCAGGGACAATCCGTGACGGCTTTGGGACAAGGCTTACCGGAACGCACGTGGAGCTTCTCCAGGCAGGCACGGTCCTTGCGTCAACCACCGCGGCAAGCGAGGGTGCCTACAAGTTCAACATCAGCACCCCAGGCTCATATACATTAAGGCTCAATCGGTATGGCTATCCTGAGCATGTAGTTCCAATTACAATAGGGAATGAGGACACAAGGCGTGACGTGGTAATGACGGAAACAAGCCTCTCATCAGTTTACGGACAGGTGTTTTACGATGGCGGCAACCCAGATGCCCTTGGCAAGGTTAGGCTTTCAAAAAACGGCGTTTATGTTATAGGCGCTGAAAGCCAAATCAGGCCTGACGGCTCCTATGTCATCACAGGTGTGCAGCCAGGCGACTACCAGCTTGTGCTGCCTGAAGGCAACTATGAGTATGAAAAGCCGTCGCTAAGCTTTGTTGGAGGCGAAACTAGGCAGGTCAACATCCAAGTCACAAAAATCAAGCCACAGCCTAAGCCCGACAATAACACAACCCCTCCAGTTGTGCAAGAAACTTTCAGCATTGTGGCTCCTGCCACAGCGCTGCAGGGGGAGTGGGTGACAATCAAGGTTTTTGAAGGCTCGCAGCCTGTTGCAGGCGCAGTATTGCTTGCAAGTGCTGGGGGGTTTGAGACAACCCTGGACCCTACTGACAAGTCAGGCTCGACAAAATTCAAGCCGCAAAAAACTGGGAAATACACGTTCAAGTACGCAAAGGCCTTGGCAACAATGCAAGCCATCCAAAAACAGGCACTGCCAAAGCCAGAGCCTGTGCAAGTTGATACAGGCAACCAAAAGCAAGAGGGATTTGTTGCAGCCGCGCCTGCCATAAGCCTAACAATATTTTTGATATTTGTAGGCCTTGCGTTTCTTGCGGCCCTTGTTGTCATGTTTCTTCTTAGGCACAAGGCACGGGAAAGAAGGCACGAGGCGCACTTTGGCCACAAGCAGGCGCAAGTGTTTGCAAGCGCAAAGGACATGGCTGAAAAGTCTGAGCCGGAGGCACACGGCATCCTGAAGGAAA
This DNA window, taken from Candidatus Parvarchaeota archaeon, encodes the following:
- a CDS encoding MFS transporter translates to MQKKMHSMYSTDYISKIMDKMPLGPYHKRLLAVAGAGFSFTSMEVFVIAFTLPIIVQQWGLDVAQAGFLGSASLLGMLFGSYMWGYISDRFGRKVSFELTIFFYSIFTFLSAFAPSYPVLYLCRLLTGIGLGGCLTADTGLLSENIPSKHRGRFLVLLDAFWPFGQIFATVLAALLLPDWRLLFIVSAFPALIIALLRRSVYETPYFLAKHGKFKELKEVLDRIMSDNKTPIKYEIPQKPRLEGGQKESYLQLFTSKYLKATIMIAIVWMMLNFGYYGLFIWLPSIFFQQGLSKMTVYAFIIFTALVQFPGYFSAAYLVERIGRKKTLFAYLLLSGLFALSFGAVRDEFSMLAMLSLMSFFCLGAWGTVYAYTPELFPTQARASGMGWADGTGKIAAIFSTPIAGLIMAQYSLFAALLVLGAALVIGAIAVLVLGRETKGEQFE
- a CDS encoding carboxypeptidase regulatory-like domain-containing protein; amino-acid sequence: MFSDALRAPQKVLPTNARKKCKKNRRLCSIGFKANRQTRFPPSASDKSSFIYREHERLAGDGMGKSAPVLAFAIFSILVFAAAGFALTLSGTIRDGFGTRLTGTHVELLQAGTVLASTTAASEGAYKFNISTPGSYTLRLNRYGYPEHVVPITIGNEDTRRDVVMTETSLSSVYGQVFYDGGNPDALGKVRLSKNGVYVIGAESQIRPDGSYVITGVQPGDYQLVLPEGNYEYEKPSLSFVGGETRQVNIQVTKIKPQPKPDNNTTPPVVQETFSIVAPATALQGEWVTIKVFEGSQPVAGAVLLASAGGFETTLDPTDKSGSTKFKPQKTGKYTFKYAKALATMQAIQKQALPKPEPVQVDTGNQKQEGFVAAAPAISLTIFLIFVGLAFLAALVVMFLLRHKARERRHEAHFGHKQAQVFASAKDMAEKSEPEAHGILKEKSAKHKKIHAGKKRQAQRQPKEE